A genomic segment from Streptomyces sp. NBC_00654 encodes:
- a CDS encoding PucR family transcriptional regulator, producing the protein MPNLADLLTAPGLESVRPLAGPLDAVAVAGVRLVPARDRIVEVPPGTVAVLLAPVPGLLLDVAVRDAAAAGAAALVLTGPDDAPLSTTVRVLAERGGVAVLHAEGDLAALVIAVHRAAAGDPSDALARIEAAARRLPPMAGDPDRVAATAGQVLGRPVERRAPGPDEEGAAAAGADGEVRLASAARPGHAGTAVRAVLALAALAATGGATGDVPVRSRGQLLAELLTAPRDRAVPLAARGRALGLPVDSWHIALRLVPVALDGTERYRVLENVAPEALNLLRTVLPYAAPPAAPAPLPAPAPLPAHASPPPPVSAAPPGSAPAPGVQWNATVVDDALTLLCTLPADPGPDGHRQVLGATRRAVERLRRLHPDADLRCGVGVPHRGPLGIRSSAREARAALPRAGGEPVAAHDAAGVDRMLLEWYASEAAREAVGELLAPVMALGPERAEPLLRTLQAYLDHNNSPARAAEVLHLHRNAVGARIRRFTELTGADLTDPEQRIALQLACRAGLAPTPPP; encoded by the coding sequence GTGCCGAACCTCGCCGACCTGCTCACCGCGCCCGGCCTCGAATCGGTCCGCCCCCTGGCCGGGCCGCTGGACGCCGTCGCGGTGGCCGGGGTCCGCCTCGTACCGGCCCGGGACCGGATCGTGGAGGTCCCGCCGGGTACGGTCGCCGTCCTCCTCGCCCCCGTGCCGGGCCTGCTCCTGGACGTGGCGGTACGGGACGCGGCGGCGGCCGGAGCGGCGGCGCTCGTCCTGACCGGGCCGGACGACGCCCCGCTCTCCACCACCGTGCGGGTCCTCGCCGAGCGGGGCGGGGTGGCCGTGCTGCACGCCGAGGGCGATCTCGCCGCCCTCGTCATCGCGGTGCACCGTGCCGCCGCGGGCGACCCGTCCGACGCGCTGGCCCGGATCGAGGCCGCCGCGCGCCGGCTCCCCCCGATGGCGGGCGATCCGGACCGGGTGGCCGCGACGGCCGGACAGGTGCTGGGCCGACCGGTGGAGCGCCGGGCTCCGGGGCCGGACGAGGAGGGCGCGGCAGCGGCGGGAGCGGACGGCGAGGTGCGGCTCGCCTCGGCCGCCCGGCCGGGTCACGCGGGTACGGCCGTCCGCGCCGTGCTGGCGCTGGCGGCGCTCGCCGCCACCGGCGGGGCCACGGGCGACGTACCCGTACGCTCGCGCGGGCAGCTCCTCGCCGAGCTGCTGACCGCGCCCCGCGACCGGGCGGTACCGCTGGCGGCCCGAGGGCGGGCGCTCGGCCTCCCGGTGGATTCCTGGCACATCGCGCTGCGCCTGGTGCCCGTGGCGCTCGACGGCACGGAGCGCTACCGGGTCCTGGAGAACGTCGCACCGGAAGCTCTGAACCTGCTGCGCACCGTCCTCCCGTACGCCGCGCCCCCGGCCGCGCCCGCGCCCCTGCCCGCGCCCGCGCCCCTGCCCGCGCACGCCTCCCCGCCCCCGCCGGTATCCGCCGCCCCGCCCGGATCCGCGCCCGCGCCCGGCGTCCAGTGGAACGCCACGGTCGTCGACGACGCCCTCACCCTGCTCTGCACCCTGCCCGCCGATCCCGGCCCGGACGGTCACCGCCAGGTGCTCGGCGCGACCCGGCGGGCCGTGGAGCGTCTGCGCCGTCTGCACCCCGACGCCGACCTGCGCTGCGGCGTGGGCGTCCCGCACCGCGGCCCCCTGGGGATCAGGTCGTCCGCCCGTGAGGCGCGCGCCGCGCTGCCGCGGGCCGGGGGCGAACCGGTGGCCGCGCACGACGCCGCGGGCGTGGACCGGATGCTGCTGGAGTGGTACGCCTCCGAGGCCGCACGCGAGGCGGTCGGTGAGCTGCTGGCCCCCGTCATGGCCCTGGGCCCCGAGCGCGCCGAACCCCTCCTGCGCACCCTCCAGGCCTACCTGGACCACAACAACTCACCGGCCCGCGCCGCCGAGGTCCTCCATCTGCACCGCAACGCGGTGGGCGCCCGGATCCGCAGGTTCACCGAGCTGACCGGCGCCGATCTCACCGACCCGGAACAGCGCATCGCCCTTCAGCTGGCCTGCCGCGCGGGGCTCGCCCCAACACCACCGCCCTGA
- a CDS encoding DUF917 domain-containing protein, translated as MHIDAGALADFARGCAVLGSGGGGPVAPARAVAAQAIEECGPVPVIAPDRLPGDALIMPVSEIGSPVVAGERIGSRAEPARLRARVEEQHGRPVEAVMSGEIGGLNGCLALAWAARLGLPLLDADSMGRAFPRMDQNVLELAGMSPGPAVLADEWGRTVILDHIDGAHLELLGRATVDAFGGRVVSSDYPLTAAQAAAHAVAGSVTRALRLGRRTARTRGHGDSGTGIGIGIGIGISTGTSISTGTGVGGTGRESGLSGDLGPAHDLGPAYDSGSAYDLGPGFTGKVSSVRRSPQGDGGEATGVLLEGMGPDAGRLVLVEGRSEFVAAVEDGRPLALVPDVICLLDLRTGETVQVESVRYGLRVQLLTLRSDPAWYTPQGLTLAGPAVFGLAGLDRDGDRTGTASGGSRDRRRGCRPHQHRCRPARRTREDGGCRHGGCRLGRCRSGECRLGQCRLGYAQRQRRQPQHGRRQHGRRP; from the coding sequence ATGCACATCGACGCCGGAGCGCTCGCCGACTTCGCGCGGGGCTGTGCCGTCCTCGGCTCGGGAGGCGGCGGCCCCGTCGCCCCCGCCCGTGCTGTCGCCGCGCAGGCGATCGAGGAGTGCGGGCCCGTGCCGGTGATCGCCCCGGACCGGCTCCCCGGGGACGCCCTGATCATGCCGGTCAGCGAGATCGGCTCACCCGTCGTCGCCGGCGAACGGATCGGCAGCCGCGCCGAACCCGCGCGGCTGCGCGCCAGGGTCGAGGAGCAGCACGGACGGCCCGTCGAGGCCGTCATGAGCGGGGAGATCGGCGGCCTGAACGGCTGCCTCGCGCTGGCCTGGGCGGCCCGGCTGGGCCTTCCGCTGCTGGACGCCGACTCCATGGGCCGGGCGTTCCCCCGGATGGACCAGAACGTCCTCGAACTCGCCGGGATGAGCCCCGGCCCCGCCGTGCTCGCGGACGAATGGGGCCGCACGGTGATCCTCGACCACATCGACGGTGCCCATCTCGAACTCCTGGGCCGCGCCACGGTGGACGCCTTCGGAGGCCGGGTGGTCTCCAGCGACTACCCGCTCACGGCGGCACAGGCCGCGGCACACGCGGTCGCCGGCTCGGTCACCCGGGCCCTGCGCCTCGGACGCCGGACCGCGCGGACGCGGGGCCACGGCGACTCCGGCACCGGTATTGGTATCGGTATCGGTATCGGTATCAGTACCGGCACCAGTATCAGTACCGGCACCGGCGTCGGCGGCACCGGCCGTGAGTCAGGCCTGAGCGGCGACCTCGGCCCTGCCCACGACCTCGGCCCTGCCTACGACTCCGGCTCTGCCTACGACCTCGGCCCCGGGTTCACCGGCAAGGTGTCCTCCGTCCGGCGTTCCCCACAGGGCGACGGCGGCGAGGCGACGGGCGTGCTGCTCGAAGGCATGGGGCCCGACGCGGGTCGGCTCGTCCTGGTCGAGGGACGCAGCGAGTTCGTCGCGGCGGTGGAGGACGGCAGGCCGCTCGCGCTGGTGCCCGATGTGATCTGCCTGCTCGATCTGCGGACCGGTGAGACGGTCCAGGTCGAGTCGGTACGCTACGGGCTCCGCGTCCAACTCCTCACCCTGCGCTCCGATCCCGCCTGGTACACCCCACAGGGCCTCACCCTGGCCGGTCCCGCCGTCTTCGGCCTGGCGGGCCTGGACCGTGACGGGGACCGGACCGGCACCGCCTCCGGGGGCTCACGTGATCGTCGGCGTGGATGTCGGCCCCACCAGCACCGATGCCGTCCTGCTCGACGAACGCGCGAGGACGGGGGGTGTCGGCACGGGGGGTGTCGGCTCGGGCGGTGTCGGAGCGGGGAGTGTCGGCTCGGGCAATGTCGGCTCGGGTACGCGCAACGGCAGCGCAGGCAACCACAGCACGGGCGACGACAGCACGGGCGCCGGCCGTGA
- a CDS encoding hydantoinase/oxoprolinase family protein, translating into MAKVPSVPDDAVASIIAAVSALPAGPRGRAVQLAVGLRAAARAVNERRGLAKVGVLRIGGAAADSVRPLFGWPSDLRDAVCAGYANVDGGSVLGPHGGMPLDREAVARFGARLAGRAEAFAVCGIFSPADAGQEREAAEILQAEAGPSVPVLLSGEVGTLGLLERENATVLYAALRDLVVRIADELTAALPLLGLAPGASVLVTRHDGTLMSLDYLRRYPGLSLGSGPACTLRGAGLLAGVSEAVVADIGGRRARVGVLTGGYPREAGAGERIGGVPVSIRIPDLLTVGLPPAGAPRQGLPPEPGAGPDPGPLSPARIAAHRELAEAVDRMQPAAGRLPVLLVGGGASTVPATALAGFDVVRPEHGGVAGAFGAAASPVGGHHERVVPPGPGFPARLAAARDEVRELARASAVRAGADPRRVRTALEPDISVPYLPGATLLRARAAGPPLPL; encoded by the coding sequence GTGGCCAAGGTGCCGTCCGTGCCCGACGACGCCGTGGCCTCGATCATCGCCGCGGTGTCCGCGCTGCCCGCCGGGCCGCGCGGGCGGGCGGTTCAGCTCGCCGTCGGGCTCAGGGCGGCCGCGCGTGCCGTGAACGAGCGGCGAGGGCTGGCCAAGGTGGGCGTGCTGCGCATCGGGGGAGCCGCGGCGGACTCGGTGCGTCCGCTCTTCGGCTGGCCGTCGGACCTGCGGGACGCCGTCTGCGCCGGGTACGCCAACGTGGACGGCGGCAGCGTCCTCGGCCCGCACGGTGGCATGCCCCTCGACCGGGAGGCGGTGGCCCGGTTCGGTGCCCGGCTCGCCGGTCGTGCCGAGGCGTTCGCGGTGTGCGGGATCTTCTCACCGGCCGACGCCGGCCAGGAGCGGGAGGCCGCCGAGATCCTCCAGGCCGAGGCGGGCCCCTCCGTACCGGTCCTGCTCTCCGGCGAGGTCGGCACCCTCGGCCTCCTCGAAAGGGAGAACGCCACCGTCCTGTACGCCGCGCTGCGCGACCTCGTGGTCCGTATCGCCGACGAACTGACCGCCGCGCTGCCCCTGCTGGGACTGGCCCCCGGCGCCTCGGTCCTGGTCACCCGGCACGACGGCACGCTGATGAGCCTGGACTATCTGCGCCGCTATCCGGGGCTGAGCCTGGGCAGCGGTCCTGCCTGCACCCTTCGCGGCGCCGGACTGCTGGCGGGGGTGAGCGAGGCGGTGGTCGCCGACATCGGCGGCAGGCGGGCGCGCGTCGGTGTGCTGACCGGCGGCTATCCGCGCGAGGCGGGCGCCGGGGAGCGCATCGGAGGGGTGCCGGTCAGCATCCGGATTCCCGATCTGCTGACCGTCGGCCTGCCACCGGCGGGCGCGCCGCGACAGGGCCTGCCCCCGGAGCCGGGGGCGGGGCCGGACCCCGGACCGCTTTCGCCGGCCCGTATCGCCGCACACCGTGAACTCGCCGAGGCGGTGGACCGGATGCAGCCCGCGGCGGGGCGCCTCCCCGTACTTCTGGTGGGCGGCGGCGCGAGTACGGTACCGGCCACCGCGCTGGCCGGGTTCGACGTCGTACGCCCCGAACACGGTGGTGTGGCAGGCGCGTTCGGGGCAGCCGCCAGCCCGGTCGGCGGACACCACGAACGCGTCGTGCCACCCGGCCCCGGCTTCCCCGCCCGCCTCGCGGCGGCCCGCGACGAGGTACGGGAACTGGCGCGCGCCTCCGCCGTTCGGGCCGGGGCAGATCCCCGCCGGGTCCGTACCGCGCTGGAACCGGACATCTCGGTCCCGTACCTCCCGGGTGCCACCCTGCTCCGGGCGAGGGCGGCGGGACCACCGCTACCGCTGTAA
- a CDS encoding cytosine permease, translated as MTHSQAATPPGTPGASGTPAAPGTPGAPGLREAADVPGGTDEDYPLERVPKAARYSWFNVAVQRFGQLSDLTQFLLGATLGAGLSFWGAFWAFTLGSVILEIVCIFVGIAGMREGLSTSMLVRWTGFGRYGSTLIGLVIAVSLFGWFGVQTAVFAAGLHSLVPSVALWAWCLICGLAVTALVLRGFRAMGWTAFVTVPAFLGLAGWAMSVEISRHSFGDLISAQPFGAGISIATGATIVAGSYIVGAVTTPDMTRFNRNTGDVVKQTVIGISLGEYVLGLAGVLLAYAVKSSDLIAIITASSGVVGVIVLVSATVKINNWNLYSSTLGLVSAVESLFKIRLGRVGTTVVIGVLGSLAAAAGILERFTDFLTILGVLTPPVAGIMVAEYFIVKRWRPQLDASRALGRLPETEPSWVPATMALWAVASLVGWLGDHYQVGGIPALNSLLLAGVGYVVLGRLGLVRAARELPFTQPDRPAAAVEIEAEARAEAEAKAKARARAATGAAAQPTP; from the coding sequence ATGACCCACTCGCAAGCCGCCACCCCGCCCGGCACACCAGGAGCGTCCGGCACACCAGCAGCGCCCGGCACACCGGGCGCTCCAGGCCTCCGTGAAGCAGCCGACGTTCCCGGCGGGACCGACGAGGACTACCCACTGGAGCGGGTCCCCAAGGCGGCCCGCTACTCGTGGTTCAACGTGGCTGTGCAGCGGTTCGGCCAGCTCTCCGACCTCACCCAGTTCCTGCTCGGCGCCACGCTCGGCGCCGGCCTCTCGTTCTGGGGTGCCTTCTGGGCGTTCACCCTGGGCTCGGTGATCCTGGAGATCGTCTGCATCTTCGTGGGCATCGCCGGAATGCGGGAGGGACTGTCGACGTCGATGCTGGTCCGCTGGACCGGATTCGGCCGTTACGGTTCCACGCTCATCGGTCTGGTCATCGCGGTCAGCCTGTTCGGCTGGTTCGGCGTGCAGACCGCTGTCTTCGCCGCCGGGCTGCACTCCCTGGTGCCCTCGGTCGCCCTCTGGGCCTGGTGCCTGATCTGCGGCCTGGCCGTCACCGCCCTCGTCCTGCGCGGATTCCGGGCCATGGGCTGGACGGCCTTCGTGACCGTTCCGGCCTTCCTCGGCCTGGCCGGCTGGGCGATGAGCGTCGAGATATCCCGGCATTCCTTCGGGGACCTGATCTCCGCACAGCCGTTCGGCGCGGGTATCTCCATCGCCACAGGCGCCACGATCGTGGCGGGTTCGTACATCGTCGGCGCCGTCACCACCCCCGACATGACCCGCTTCAACCGCAACACCGGCGACGTCGTCAAGCAGACCGTCATCGGCATCTCGCTCGGTGAATACGTCCTCGGTCTCGCGGGTGTGCTGCTCGCCTACGCGGTCAAGTCCTCCGACCTGATCGCGATCATCACCGCGTCCTCCGGAGTGGTGGGCGTGATCGTCCTGGTCTCCGCCACCGTGAAGATCAACAACTGGAACCTGTACTCGTCCACGTTGGGCCTGGTCAGCGCGGTGGAGTCGCTCTTCAAGATCCGCCTCGGCCGGGTGGGCACGACGGTCGTCATCGGGGTGCTCGGCTCGCTCGCCGCCGCCGCCGGAATCCTGGAGAGGTTCACGGACTTCCTCACGATCCTCGGTGTCCTCACCCCGCCCGTCGCCGGGATCATGGTCGCCGAGTACTTCATCGTGAAGCGCTGGCGCCCGCAGCTCGATGCCTCGCGGGCCCTCGGCCGGCTCCCGGAGACCGAGCCGAGCTGGGTGCCGGCCACCATGGCCCTGTGGGCGGTCGCCTCCCTCGTCGGCTGGCTCGGCGACCACTACCAGGTCGGCGGCATCCCGGCCCTGAACTCCCTGTTGCTGGCGGGAGTCGGCTACGTCGTTCTCGGCAGGCTCGGGCTGGTGCGCGCCGCCCGCGAACTGCCCTTCACCCAGCCCGACCGGCCCGCCGCCGCAGTGGAGATCGAGGCCGAGGCGAGGGCAGAGGCCGAGGCGAAGGCGAAGGCGAGGGCAAGGGCGGCGACGGGCGCGGCGGCGCAGCCGACCCCCTGA
- a CDS encoding hydantoinase/oxoprolinase family protein: MRIGIDVGGTNTDAALLRDDGRVIAAAKSPTTSDITSGVTAAIRALNPPIEAITAVMIGTTHFLNALIEGARLAPVAAVRLGLPATAALPPMVDWPERQRQAVGGHGYLCHGGREFDGRPLSPLDPEELRRTAADIAARGITSVAISSVFSPVAEEDERRAAQILAGELGDGVHFSLSHELGRIGLLARENATIINAGLRDLATVIVESFGKALAEVSITAPFFLSQNDGTLMDVDFARTYPVATFASGPTNSMRGAAHLSGLGDCAVVDVGGTTSDVGILVGGFPREAAGESEAAGIRTNFRIPDVLSLGIGGGSHVSEDGETGPRSVGYRLTEEALVFGGTRLTATDLAVAAGRAEVGDAALVAHLDRDFAERALDRIAQRLAETVDRMRTSAAPLPVVAVGGGSILVPGALPGFDDVRRPGHFDVANAVGAAIAQVGGEVDRVFQVPEGRRDQVLAQAREEAEGRALDAGARQGTVRIVDLEEVPLAYLPGGATRIRVKAVGDLDLTRITEAAHTAVNGTARTTGAAAHA; encoded by the coding sequence ATGCGTATCGGTATCGACGTCGGAGGTACCAACACCGACGCCGCCCTCCTCAGGGACGACGGCCGGGTCATCGCCGCCGCCAAGTCCCCCACGACGTCCGACATCACCTCCGGTGTGACCGCGGCGATCCGTGCCCTGAATCCGCCCATCGAGGCCATCACCGCGGTGATGATCGGCACGACGCACTTCCTGAACGCGCTCATCGAGGGCGCCCGGCTGGCACCCGTCGCCGCGGTACGGCTCGGACTGCCCGCGACCGCCGCGCTGCCGCCGATGGTCGACTGGCCCGAGCGGCAGCGGCAGGCCGTGGGCGGTCACGGCTATCTGTGCCACGGCGGGCGCGAGTTCGACGGCCGGCCGCTCTCTCCCCTCGATCCCGAGGAACTGCGGCGGACCGCCGCCGACATCGCCGCGCGCGGCATCACCTCCGTGGCGATCTCGTCCGTCTTCTCGCCCGTCGCCGAGGAGGACGAGCGGCGGGCCGCACAGATACTCGCCGGCGAACTCGGCGACGGCGTGCACTTCTCGCTCAGCCACGAACTGGGCCGCATCGGGCTGCTGGCCCGCGAGAACGCGACGATCATCAACGCCGGGCTGCGCGACCTGGCCACCGTCATCGTGGAGTCGTTCGGCAAGGCGCTCGCCGAGGTGTCCATCACCGCGCCGTTCTTCCTCTCGCAGAACGACGGCACCCTGATGGACGTCGACTTCGCCCGTACGTACCCGGTGGCCACCTTCGCCTCGGGGCCCACCAACTCGATGCGAGGCGCCGCCCATCTCTCCGGGCTCGGGGACTGCGCGGTCGTCGATGTCGGCGGCACGACGTCCGACGTCGGCATCCTCGTCGGCGGCTTTCCCCGGGAGGCGGCGGGTGAGAGCGAGGCAGCCGGAATCCGCACCAACTTCCGTATCCCCGACGTGCTCTCCCTCGGCATCGGCGGCGGGTCCCACGTATCGGAGGACGGCGAGACCGGGCCCCGATCGGTCGGCTACCGGCTCACCGAGGAGGCCCTGGTCTTCGGCGGTACGAGACTGACGGCCACGGACCTCGCGGTGGCCGCGGGCCGCGCCGAGGTGGGCGACGCCGCCCTGGTCGCGCACCTGGACCGGGACTTCGCCGAACGCGCCCTGGACCGGATCGCCCAGCGCCTCGCGGAGACCGTCGACCGGATGCGCACCTCCGCCGCCCCGCTGCCCGTGGTCGCGGTCGGCGGTGGCTCGATCCTGGTGCCCGGGGCCCTGCCCGGCTTCGACGATGTGCGCAGGCCCGGTCACTTCGACGTGGCCAACGCGGTCGGCGCCGCCATCGCCCAGGTGGGCGGCGAGGTCGACCGGGTCTTCCAGGTCCCCGAGGGCCGCCGGGACCAGGTACTCGCCCAGGCCCGCGAGGAGGCCGAGGGCCGGGCCCTGGACGCCGGGGCCCGGCAGGGCACCGTGCGCATCGTCGACCTGGAGGAGGTGCCGCTCGCCTATCTGCCCGGCGGCGCCACCCGGATCAGGGTCAAGGCGGTCGGCGATCTGGACCTGACCCGTATCACCGAGGCAGCACACACCGCCGTGAACGGCACGGCCCGCACCACCGGAGCAGCGGCACATGCGTGA
- a CDS encoding DUF917 domain-containing protein, giving the protein MREITLDNLEDIARGAGILGTGGGGDPYIGMLLAREAIRRHGPVRVVDFDEVAPDATVVPISGMGAPTVLLERVPNGGEELAALRALEKYIGRPATHIAPIEIGGVNSMLPIACAAEAGLPIVDGDAMGRAFPEAQMVLPGLIGVRNTPMAISDDKGNSIIVEAVDNHAAERIARAVCVELGCQISSADTVLRGDQLAAGLVPATLTLAEDLGAAVREARAAHTDPVAAARNLLSGTHLLTGKVIDVSRRTEGGFARGRARVEGVGTDAGRTLELDFQNEHLLATRDGETVATTPDLICVLDTDSGDPVTTEGLRYGLRISVLAAPCDPRWTSPGGLELAGPRYFGYETDYVPFRTA; this is encoded by the coding sequence ATGCGTGAGATCACCCTGGACAACCTGGAAGACATCGCCCGGGGCGCCGGGATCCTCGGTACGGGCGGGGGCGGCGACCCCTACATCGGCATGCTGCTCGCCCGCGAGGCCATCCGCAGGCACGGACCCGTCCGCGTCGTCGACTTCGACGAGGTGGCACCCGACGCCACGGTCGTACCGATCTCGGGCATGGGGGCGCCGACCGTCCTTCTGGAGCGGGTGCCCAACGGCGGCGAGGAGCTGGCCGCCCTGCGCGCCCTGGAGAAGTACATCGGGCGCCCCGCCACGCACATCGCCCCGATCGAGATCGGCGGGGTCAACTCCATGCTGCCGATCGCCTGCGCCGCCGAGGCGGGGCTGCCGATCGTGGACGGGGACGCGATGGGACGGGCGTTCCCGGAGGCCCAGATGGTGCTGCCCGGACTGATCGGGGTCCGCAACACCCCGATGGCGATCTCCGACGACAAGGGCAACAGCATCATCGTCGAAGCCGTCGACAACCACGCGGCCGAACGCATCGCCCGCGCGGTCTGCGTCGAGCTCGGCTGTCAGATCTCCAGCGCGGACACGGTCCTGCGGGGCGACCAGCTGGCGGCGGGCCTGGTCCCGGCGACCCTGACACTGGCCGAGGACCTGGGCGCCGCCGTACGGGAGGCCCGCGCTGCACACACCGACCCGGTGGCCGCGGCCCGGAACCTGCTGTCCGGCACCCACCTGCTGACCGGCAAGGTGATCGACGTCAGCCGGCGCACCGAGGGCGGCTTCGCCCGCGGCCGGGCCCGCGTCGAGGGCGTCGGCACGGACGCGGGCCGGACGCTGGAGCTGGACTTCCAGAACGAGCACCTGCTCGCCACCAGGGACGGCGAGACGGTGGCCACGACCCCGGACCTGATCTGCGTGCTGGACACCGATTCCGGTGATCCGGTCACCACGGAGGGCCTGCGTTACGGGCTGCGCATCAGCGTGCTGGCCGCACCGTGCGACCCGCGCTGGACCAGCCCCGGGGGCCTGGAACTCGCGGGGCCGCGCTACTTCGGGTACGAGACCGACTACGTGCCCTTCCGCACGGCCTGA
- a CDS encoding SURF1 family protein, protein MYRFLLTPRWWGINLFVVLAIPFCVFMGTWQLGRFEDRVQTHEQAEKQPDPSTRTAKPLDSLLPVDKVTSGRPAVASGTYADQFLVPGRELDDRNGFYVLNMLRTDSGKALPVVRGWLPGTAGRTAVPAAPKGEVTVTGDLQASENMNSDGVNSEGGLPDGQLGIISAASLVNLVPYDVYDAWVTLPEAEAGGTGGAMKPVPAAAPQGSGLDLKAFQNLGYTGEWFVFAGFVLFMWFRLLRREAEAARDLELGLVPEAPANESPADGNPADETVAHGSPATETPALSRDEDKASA, encoded by the coding sequence GTGTACCGGTTCCTGCTGACCCCGCGATGGTGGGGGATCAACCTGTTCGTCGTGCTGGCCATCCCGTTCTGTGTGTTCATGGGCACCTGGCAGCTCGGCCGTTTCGAGGACCGCGTGCAGACGCACGAGCAGGCCGAGAAGCAGCCCGACCCCAGCACACGGACCGCCAAGCCGCTCGACTCGCTGCTGCCCGTCGACAAGGTGACGTCCGGCCGTCCAGCTGTCGCATCCGGTACGTACGCCGACCAGTTCCTGGTCCCCGGCCGCGAGTTGGACGACCGTAACGGCTTCTACGTCCTGAACATGCTGCGGACCGACAGCGGCAAGGCCCTGCCCGTCGTACGCGGCTGGCTGCCCGGCACCGCGGGACGCACCGCCGTTCCGGCCGCGCCCAAGGGCGAGGTCACCGTGACCGGTGACCTCCAGGCCTCCGAGAACATGAACAGCGACGGCGTCAACTCCGAGGGCGGGCTCCCCGACGGTCAGCTGGGCATCATCAGCGCCGCGTCGCTGGTGAACCTCGTCCCGTACGACGTGTACGACGCCTGGGTGACGCTCCCCGAGGCGGAGGCCGGCGGTACGGGCGGCGCGATGAAGCCGGTCCCCGCCGCCGCGCCGCAGGGCAGCGGGCTCGACCTGAAGGCCTTCCAGAACCTCGGTTACACAGGTGAGTGGTTCGTCTTCGCGGGCTTCGTGCTCTTCATGTGGTTCCGGCTCCTCCGGCGTGAGGCCGAGGCCGCCCGCGACCTGGAGCTCGGCCTCGTCCCCGAAGCCCCGGCGAACGAAAGCCCGGCCGACGGGAACCCGGCCGACGAGACCGTGGCCCACGGGAGCCCGGCGACCGAGACCCCCGCGCTCTCACGCGACGAGGACAAGGCCTCCGCCTGA